From one Lycium ferocissimum isolate CSIRO_LF1 chromosome 7, AGI_CSIRO_Lferr_CH_V1, whole genome shotgun sequence genomic stretch:
- the LOC132065305 gene encoding uncharacterized protein LOC132065305, which produces MGTPYRSGTFKRSNDSARLVITTIMGMVFGYFVGISFPSVSLTKINLPSSLISTLDYAFNDDHRRAMERSFPENLGSGSTPLTPKIYVPTNPRGAQSLPPGIVVSESDFYLRRLWGEPSEDLTKKPKYLVTFTVGLDQKNNIDAAVKKFSEDFQILLFHYDGRTSEWDQFEWSKRAIHISVRKQTKWWYAKRFLHPDVVAAYDYIFIWDEDLGVERFNAEKYIQLVKKHGLDISQPGLEPNNGLTWQMTKRRGDREVHKDTEEKPGWCSDPHLPPCAAFVEIMAPVFSREAWRCVWHMIQNDLVHGWGLDFALRRCVEPAHEKIGVVDSEWIVHQVIPSLGNQGQPENGKAPWEGVRERCRNEWAMFQDRLANADKAYFAQHGKTRV; this is translated from the exons atgGGAACCCCTTACCGCAG TGGGACTTTCAAAAGATCGAATGATAGTGCTAGACTTGTTATCACCACTATCATGGGAATGGTGTTTGGATACTTTGTTGGGATTTCTTTTCCATCTGTTTCTCTAACAAAG ATTAATTTACCTTCAAGCTTAATATCAACTCTTGATTATGCCTTCAATGATGATCATAGACGTGCTATGGAGCGTAGTTTCCCGGAGAATCTTGGTTCTGGTAGTACTCCTTTAACACCAAAG ATATATGTCCCAACAAATCCTCGTGGTGCACAGTCATTGCCACCAGGGATTGTGGTCTCAGAATCAGATTTTTATTTGCGAAGGTTGTGGGGTGAACCAAGTGAG GATCTGACAAAAAAGCCCAAGTACTTGGTTACATTTACAGTTGGTTTGGATCAAAAGAATAACATTGACGCAGCGGTTAAAAAG TTTTCAGAGGATTTCCAAATTTTGCTTTTCCATTATGATGGTCGAACGAGTGAGTGGGATCAATTTGAATGGTCCAAGCGTGCAATTCACATCAGTGTTAGGAAGCAGACAAAATG GTGGTATGCAAAGAGGTTTTTGCATCCCGATGTTGTAGCTGCCTATGATTACATATTTATATGGGACGAAGATCTTGGAGTTGAGCGCTTTAATGCAGAGAA ATATATTCAACTAGTTAAGAAACATGGTCTAGACATCTCTCAGCCTGGTCTTGAACCCAACAATGGACTCACATGGCAGATGACTAAGAGGAGGGGTGACCGAGAAGTTCACAA GGATACAGAAGAGAAACCAGGCTGGTGCAGCGATCCACATTTGCCTCCTTGTGCAGc TTTTGTGGAAATAATGGCTCCTGTCTTCTCTCGAGAAGCTTGGCGATGTGTTTGGCATATGATTCAG AATGATTTGGTGCATGGATGGGGATTGGATTTTGCACTAAGAAGATGTGTAGAG CCTGCTCATGAAAAAATTGGCGTAGTCGATTCAGAGTGGATTGTTCATCAAGTTATTCCTTCTCTTGGGAATCAG GGGCAGCCCGAGAATGGCAAAGCTCCATGGGAAGGG GTCAGAGAgagatgtagaaatgaatgggcAATGTTCCAAGATCGGTTAGCTAATGCAGATAAAGCATATTTTGCCCAGCATGGAAAAACTCGAGTATAA
- the LOC132065306 gene encoding UDP-xylose transporter 1: MGEMTSFQLGVVGALFLSVASSVSIVICNKALMSNLGFPFATTLTSWHLMVTYCTLHVALKFNFFENKPIDMKTVMLFGILNGVSIGFLNLSLGFNSIGFYQMTKLAIIPFTVLLETLFLKKQFSKNIKFALFILLIGVGIASITDLQLNFVGTVLSLLAIVTTCVGQILTNTIQKRLNISSTQLLYQSAPFQAAILFVTGPFLDQYLTKQNVFAYKYSPIVVGFIVLSCLIAVSVNFSTFLVIGKTSPVTYQVLGHLKTCLVLGFGYTLLHDPFTSRNIIGILVAIIGMGLYSYFCVNETKRKQGDISSLTQVKEKDTTAPLLAGKNGQVKENNSLV; this comes from the exons ATGGGAGAAATGACAAGTTTCCAGTTGGGTGTGGTGGGAGCACTGTTTCTATCAGTAGCATCATCAGTCTCCATTGTTATTTGCAACAAAGCCTTGATGAGTAATCTTGGTTTTCCCTTTG cCACAACATTAACAAGTTGGCATCTGATGGTGACATATTGCACACTTCATGTGGCACTGAAATTCAATTTCTTTGAGAACAAGCCCATTGACATGAAGACTGTGATGCTCTTTGGCATATTAAATGGAGTATCCATTGGCTTTCTCAATCTTAGCCTTGGCTTTAATTCCATTGGCTTCTACCAG ATGACAAAACTAGCAATTATACCTTTTACAGTACTATTAGAgacccttttcttgaaaaagcAGTTCAG TAAGAATATTAAGTTTGCACTGTTCATTCTGCTGATTGGAGTTGGCATTGCCTCCATCACTGATCTTCAGCTCAATTTTGTTGGAACAGTCCTTTCCCTTCTGGCCATTGTTACAACTTGTGTTGGGCAAATT CTGACAAACACAATTCAAAAGAGGCTCAATATCTCATCAACACAATTGCTGTACCAATCAGCCCCTTTCCAAGCAGCTATTCTATTTGTGACTGGGCCTTTCTTGGATCAATACCTTACAAAGCAAAATGTTTTTGCCTACAAATATTCTCCTATTGTTGTG GGATTTATAGTGCTATCGTGTTTGATTGCTGTATCAGTGAACTTCAGCACATTTTTAGTGATTGGAAAGACATCACCAGTGACATATCAAGTGTTAGGCCACCTTAAAACATGTCTGGTTCTTGGATTTGGCTACACGTTGTTGCATGACCCTTTCACTTCAAGGAACATCATTGGAATTCTTGTGGCTATTATTGGAATGGGATTATAttcctatttttgtgtcaatgaAACCAAAAGGAAACAAGGAGACATTTCTTCTCTGACTCAA GTTAAAGAGAAAGATACCACTGCACCACTTCTAGCTGGGAAGAATGGCCaagttaaagaaaataattcccTTGTTTAA